AGCAACTGCGCCGTCTGCACGGCGACACTGCCACCCACTGGGTGGTGGGTAACGGCGACCCGGAGAACTACCGGATGGACGAGTATGACGGGGTGGCGATTGTCACCCCGGCGGATGAGATCAATTTCGCCATCGGCCTGGATTTTGTCGGGACCACGGTGCACCGGGTGGTCCGGGCGGTGGATGACGACATGGAGCAGCATTACCATCGGATCGGCGCGGTGCCGGTGTTCGTGGGACGGGTGGGGGCGGCGCGCATGCTGCGCGAGGTGACCAGCCGCCTGACCAACCGCGTGCTGAGCGGCATGATCCACCAGCAGCACCGTCTGGACCAGGTCTGCCTGGCGCACCAGTCCAGCGCCGCGGAAATCTCCTCCCAGTTCAACGTGCGTATCCTGGGCCTCTGCCGCGAGGGAATCTGCCGTCTGCTCCAGGAACCGGAGGAACAGTTTCATCCCGGCGACACCCTGATTGTCTGCGGCCAGGTGGATGACAACAAGCGCCTGCGCATGCGTCACCGTCTCGATGGGCTGGCCTGAATGACAGACTCCCCGCTGTTCGAGCTGCAAGGGGTGGAGGTGAGCGGGGCCGGTGGGAAAAGGCTCCTGAGCGGGATCGGGTTCAGCCTGCCCGCCGGGAGCTGGAGCGCGGTCAGCGGACCGAGCGGCTCGGGCAAGAGCACCTTGCTAAAAGTCCTTTCACTGCTGCTTAGACCCTCGGCTGGCAGTCTGTTCATCCAGGGGGCGCCTCCTGAGCGCCACAGCGTGACCGCCCTGCGGCGGAGGCTGCCGCTGGTCATGCAAGAGCCGGTGCTGCTCGGCCGCACGGTGCGCGAGGACCTGGCCGAGGCGTTCAGTTTCGCCGCCGCGGAGGGCGCAGCGCCGCCCGCCGGGGAGCGTCTGGACACTCTCTTGGACGCGGTCGAGCTTCCCAGCGACATCCTGGACCGCGACAGCGCCCGCCTGTCCGGGGGCGAGAAACAGCGCGTGGCTATCGCCCGGGCCCTGGCCCTGGAGCCGCAGGCCGTTCTGCTGGATGAGCCCACCTCCGCCCTGGACCTTGTCACCGCCGAGCGCGTGTTCGACAACCTCTCTCGCATCTGGCCCGGCCTGAACCTGGTGCTGGTCACCCACTCCAAACCCCTGATCGACCGCACCGTCACCCAGTTCCTGCTGCGCGGGGGACGGCTGGAACGCGTGGCCCACGGCCTCACGGACAGCGAGCTGCGGCAGTTCCTGGAGGTGCGCCAGTGAACGCCCGATTCTACGAGATAAGCCTCTGGGGCCTGGCTGCCGGGTACGCACTCATCCTGCCGGTCTGGCTGATTGTCTGGCGTAAGCGCCTGGGCGTGGGGCGCGACCTTCTGGTCTCCACCCTGCGCATGAGCCTTCAACTGCTGGCCGTGGGCTACGTGCTCAACTGGCTGTTCGGCCTGTCGCTCTGGTACGTGGTGATTGCGGTGTTCCTGGCGATGGTTTATTTCGCGGCGCGCACGGTGATCGCCCGCACCGGGATCGCCCTGAGCGGGTTCACCTGGAAGCTGTTCCTGGCGATACTGGCCGGGGTGGGGCTTGTCACCGCGTTCACCGCCCTGTTCGTGATCCGGGTGCGGCCCTGGTACGAGCCGCGCTGGTTCATCCCCCTGGCCGGGATGATTGTCGGCAACTCGATGAGCGGCTGCGCCCTGGCCCTGGAGCGTTTTTTCGGCGAGGTGCGCGACCGACGCGCCGTGGTGGAGACACGCCTCAGCCTGGGGGCCACCGCCCGCGAGGCCGCCGCGCCGATGCTGCGCTCGGCGTTCCGGGCCGCGCTGCTCCCTACGCTCAGCTCGATGAGCGGTATGGGGATCGTGTTCCTGCCCGGCATGATGACCGGCCAGATCCTGGGCGGGGTCTCGCCCCTGGAGGCGATCCGCTACCAACTGATGATAATGCTGGCGATCCTGGGCGCGGTGGCCTTTTCCTGCTATCTCATCCTGATATTGGAACAGCGCAGCTTTTTCGACGAGTACCAGAGCCTGCGGCAGGATATTTTCGGCTGAGGTGGCACGCCGCGGTTCATGTTTCACGGGCCGAGATTCAGTACATCTCGCTGCCGGGTCCGCTTGGAACGATAAGGCAAGAGGAATGTAGGGGCGGCCCCCCGTGGCCGCCTGAATGAGACAGGGCAGGCACAGGGGCCTGCCCCTACATAGAACAATGCACATTGAGGTTTTTTAAGACTTCATGCAAATGAGCGAGGAAACCCTGCGCCGCATAGCTGGCCTGGCCGAGCGGATAGCACAGTCCGGCGGGCGGGCCTTTTTCGTGGGCGGCTATGTCCGGGACAGCCTGCTGGGCCGCGAGCCCAAGGATATCGATATCGAGGTCTACGGCCTGGATCCCGACACCCTGACCGAGATACTGTCCACCGCGGGGCGGGTGGATTTGGTCGGCCGTCAGTTCGGGGTGCTGCGCGCAGCCTCGCTGGAGGTGGACTGGACCCTGCCCCGGCGCGACAGCGCGGGCCGTCACCCCCGCGTGGCGATAAACCCGCGCCTGAGTTACCGCGAGGCCACCCGCAGGCGCGACCTCACAGTGAACGCCCTGCTGAGGGATGTCCTCACCGGCGAGCTGGTCGATCCCTGGGGCGGACAGGCGGACCTGGAAAAGGGCGTTTTGCGCATACCGGACCGGTCGCTGTTCGTGGAGGACCCGCTGCGTTTCTACCGCGTGATGCAGCTTGGCGCGCGCCTTCAGATGACCCCGGACCCGGAGCTGGACTCTATCTGCGCCGGGATGGAGATACACACCGTGGCCCGCGAGCGGGTGGAGGAGGAATTCAACCGTCTGTGGCTGGAGGCCGCCCGCCCAAGCCTGGGCCTGGCCTGGGTGCGGCGCGTGGGCCGTCTGGCCGAGGTGATTCCGCCGCTCGCCGACACGCCGGTCACGCCCCAGGACCCGGACTGGCACCCGGAGGGGGAGGTCTGGACCCACACGTTGCAGGTGGTTGACGCCGCCGCGGCGCTGCGCACAGGCGAGCGCGGGCGCGACCTGATGCTGCTCTGGGCCGCGGCGCTGCACGACTGCGGCAAGCCGCTCACCACCCGCCAGGAGGGCGGCCACATTCGCAGCCCGGAGCACGACCGCGAGAGCGAGAGTCTGGCCGGGCCGTTCCTGCGGGGCCTGCTGCGCTCGCAGCGCGTGGCCGAGGGCGCGACAAAGCTGATCGCCCAGCACATGAAACCCCTTCAGTTCCACCAGAACCAGTCCTCGGAGAAAGCGTTCAAGCGCCTGGCGCTCAAGCTCGCCCCGGAGGCCGACCTGGAGCTTCTGGCCGCGCTGGCCCTGGCGGATGGCCGGGGGACCAACCCGGCGGGCGGCGCGCCGCTGACCCGGGAGTTCGCGATGGTTGATTGGTTCCGCGAGATGAGCGAGCGGGCGCGGGTGAGCCGCGAGCCGGAGAAGCCGCTGCTAAAGGGGCGGCACCTGCTGGGATTGATAGAGCCGGGGCCGCGCCTGGGCCAGGTGCTGGAGGAGGCCTACCGGATACAGATCGAGGAGGGGATAACGGAGGTGGAGGAGCTGAAGAGGAGGGTGGTGGGGGAGGCGAATGGTAAGCAGGCATGAGAAGAGATAGCAAACGGGCGAACACGAGGTTCGCCCCTACGACAGGCTCGAATGTATAACCATAAATCGGACAGTATCTATGATGCGTGATTTGTCCTCAAAGCAACTCCTCCTGCTGTAGGGGCGAACCTTGTGTTCGCCCGTGGTAATGTTTTGGCCGACGCGGAGATAACCGAGGTGGGGGGCAGGCAGGGGAAATGCAGTAAGAAACAAATGATCACCTGAACCACTCCGCCGGGTCGCCGCTTTTGGGGTAGCCCTGGTTCTCCCAGTAGCCGCGCGCGCCGGTTGAATCTGTCACCTCGATCCGGTTGATCCAGCGGCACCACTTGTAGCCCAACCTGTCCTCGGCCACCAGCATCAGCGGATACCCAAGCTGCGGCTTGAGCGGCACCCCGTTCATGTTCCAAGCCACCAGCAGATCATGGACGGTGACATAATTGAGCGACAGGTAGGTGTAGTAGCCGTCCACCGCGCGGAACACCACGTAGTTCGCCCCCGGTTTCAGCCCGGCCTCGGCCAGAAGGTCGCGCAGCTTGAACCCCTCCCAGAGGATTTTCACCTTCCAGCCTTCAACACAATGCAGGTCGGTCACCTTGCGGAACGCGGGACGGGCTTTCACCTGGTCGAAAGTGAGGTTCAGCGGGTGCTCCACCAGACCGTCCACAGCCAGGCGGTAGGTGCTGGTGTCCACGTGCTGGGGGCCGAGGATTGAGTTCTCGCGGAAATTGCTGAAACTGGAAAGCTTCGCTCCCTCGTACTCGTTGATTTCCACCGGGTCCATGTCGCGCGGCTCGGTGGACTGCCTGGCGTCGCTCCCGCCGCCGCAGGCGGCGGCCAGGCCCAGGGCCAGGGCGGACAGGAACGGCAATAAGGCGGCTCGCATGGGTCATCTCTCCTTGGGCCGGGCAATTCCGGCCATACACAGTCTAACTGAGGGACAACGGGTTCGGTTACAGTGATCCCGCCGGTGGGCCCCCCGGGCTTGACATTCGGTGGGGGCGGTTATAAATTTGTTGCTGTTGTCCCGGCGGATTCGATAGCCGGCGTAAGCGTTAACGTGAGCCAACGCGTCCAATGATTCCGGCGGCGGGAGCATTCCGCCCGGCCGGAGGGAGAGGGCGCGTTGGGGACAGCCTTCTCCGTGAGTTAGACGCCCCGCATGTAAGGAGAAGGCTTCAAGTGAGTCCGTCCAAGGCGCATCCCGCACAATCTCATTTCGACAACATCCCGATACTGCTGCTGTGTGTCACCATATTCCTGGGTTTCCTCACCATAGCCATGCCGCTGCCGGTGATCCCGATCCTGGTGCGTCATGAACTCGGGTTCTCCGATTTGATTGTAGGCCTGACCATGGGCCTCCAGTTTTTCATCACCGTCGTCACCCGCAGATTGGCCGGAACCACCGCCGACCGCGTGGGCGGGCATGTATCGGTGATGCGCGGGCTCGCTGCCTGCGCCCTGGCCGGAGCGACCTACCAGGTCGCGGCCTGGTTCCCCGGCGGACCGCACGCCAAGCTGGCCGTGCTGTGGCTGGGACGGATCGCCCTGGGTTTCGGCGAGTCGCTGATGCTGACCGGGCTGCTGAGCTGGGGTGTGGCCTTGTCCGGGCGGGCGCGCTCGGGCAAGGTGATGTCGTGGGTGGGGATGGCGGTGTTCAGCTCCCTGGCGGCCGGAGCGCCGTTGGGCCTTGCGCTCTCCAACCGCTACGGTTTCAGGAGCGTGGGACTCGCGGTCACCCTCCTGCCGCTGCTGGCCCTTGCGGTCACGTTTTTTGTTCCCAGGGCGCGGACTGTGCCGGGTGCGACAGTCCCGTTCCGCCGGGTGGTGCGGCTGATCTGGCGCCCCGGCGTGGCCCTCGGCCTTCAGGGGGTGGGTTTCGCCGGGATCGGGGCCTTTGTCTCCCTGTATTTCACGGCGCAGGACTGGAGCGGGGCCGGGATCAGCCTGTCGGCGTTCGGGGGGGCGTTCATCCTGGCGCGCCTTCTGTTCGGGAACCTGCCGGACCGTTTCGGCGGGGCGAGAGTGGTCCTGGGCTTTTTCGTGGTCGAGGCCCTGGGCCAGGCGGTCATGGCCGGGGCGTCGAGCGCGTTTACCGCGCTCAGCGGGGCCGCGTTGACCGGTTTCGGCTGCTCGATGATCTTTCCCTGTCTGGGAGTGGAGGCAATCCGCCGGACTCCTCTGGAGAGCCGCGGCTCGGCCCTGGGGGCTTTCGCCGCCTTCCAGGACATCGCCTCCGGCCTGACCGGCCCGAGCACCGGGTTCGTGGCCGGGCTGCTGGGCTACCGCTCGGTGTTCGTGATCGGGGCGGTGGCCGCCCTGGCCGGGCTGATTGTCGCCCTGCCGCTGCTGAGCGACAGCTCGGTGCAGCCGGAGCCTGCCGGCGCTCAGGAATGCGCACCGGCGGAGGTGCTGCCGGACTGCGGCTCCTGAGGCTGAGAAGGGTCGAAACAAAAGGGGCGGACCCATGGGTCCGCCCCTTTTTACGCTTAATTGCGAACGTATTGCCTCACGCTTCCAGGGCGAACGCGGGCGCTTTGGTCTTCCAGCGGCCGCCGCTGAAATCCGGCGCCGCCACAGGCGCGCCCCCGGCCTGGATCGACTGCTCGCTCAGTCCCACCACGCAGCTCATGGCCACCGAGTCATATACATCTATTGGTGTTTGCTTCCCGTCACGCACCGCCTCGACGAATTTCTGCAGCTCCAGGTAATCCGTCCCACCGTGGCTGGCCGCCCCGGCCTCTGCCGCCATGGCGCGCCACCAGGCATGCTCGAATTTCTGCTGGTAGGGGTCGAACGATTCCCATTCGAATTCCTTCGGGCTGCGGCCGTCCAGATACAGCGCATTGCGTTGCTCGTTGTAAACCCCCAACGTGCCCTGGAGCAGCCAGCGGTTGTCATACGGGCGGGGCAACTGCATATCGTAGTTGATCACTATGGTGCTGCCCTTGACTGTCTTTATCACCGAGGTGACAATGTCGCCCTGCTTGTAGACCCGCTTGGCGTTGGGGTGCTCGGGGCCGTACTTGCGGATGAAATAGTCGTTGATCCCGGAGGAGCGCG
Above is a window of bacterium DNA encoding:
- a CDS encoding ATP-binding cassette domain-containing protein: MTDSPLFELQGVEVSGAGGKRLLSGIGFSLPAGSWSAVSGPSGSGKSTLLKVLSLLLRPSAGSLFIQGAPPERHSVTALRRRLPLVMQEPVLLGRTVREDLAEAFSFAAAEGAAPPAGERLDTLLDAVELPSDILDRDSARLSGGEKQRVAIARALALEPQAVLLDEPTSALDLVTAERVFDNLSRIWPGLNLVLVTHSKPLIDRTVTQFLLRGGRLERVAHGLTDSELRQFLEVRQ
- the fetB gene encoding iron export ABC transporter permease subunit FetB; this translates as MNARFYEISLWGLAAGYALILPVWLIVWRKRLGVGRDLLVSTLRMSLQLLAVGYVLNWLFGLSLWYVVIAVFLAMVYFAARTVIARTGIALSGFTWKLFLAILAGVGLVTAFTALFVIRVRPWYEPRWFIPLAGMIVGNSMSGCALALERFFGEVRDRRAVVETRLSLGATAREAAAPMLRSAFRAALLPTLSSMSGMGIVFLPGMMTGQILGGVSPLEAIRYQLMIMLAILGAVAFSCYLILILEQRSFFDEYQSLRQDIFG
- a CDS encoding HD domain-containing protein — encoded protein: MSEETLRRIAGLAERIAQSGGRAFFVGGYVRDSLLGREPKDIDIEVYGLDPDTLTEILSTAGRVDLVGRQFGVLRAASLEVDWTLPRRDSAGRHPRVAINPRLSYREATRRRDLTVNALLRDVLTGELVDPWGGQADLEKGVLRIPDRSLFVEDPLRFYRVMQLGARLQMTPDPELDSICAGMEIHTVARERVEEEFNRLWLEAARPSLGLAWVRRVGRLAEVIPPLADTPVTPQDPDWHPEGEVWTHTLQVVDAAAALRTGERGRDLMLLWAAALHDCGKPLTTRQEGGHIRSPEHDRESESLAGPFLRGLLRSQRVAEGATKLIAQHMKPLQFHQNQSSEKAFKRLALKLAPEADLELLAALALADGRGTNPAGGAPLTREFAMVDWFREMSERARVSREPEKPLLKGRHLLGLIEPGPRLGQVLEEAYRIQIEEGITEVEELKRRVVGEANGKQA
- a CDS encoding molybdopterin-dependent oxidoreductase, which encodes MRAALLPFLSALALGLAAACGGGSDARQSTEPRDMDPVEINEYEGAKLSSFSNFRENSILGPQHVDTSTYRLAVDGLVEHPLNLTFDQVKARPAFRKVTDLHCVEGWKVKILWEGFKLRDLLAEAGLKPGANYVVFRAVDGYYTYLSLNYVTVHDLLVAWNMNGVPLKPQLGYPLMLVAEDRLGYKWCRWINRIEVTDSTGARGYWENQGYPKSGDPAEWFR
- a CDS encoding arabinose transporter codes for the protein MSPSKAHPAQSHFDNIPILLLCVTIFLGFLTIAMPLPVIPILVRHELGFSDLIVGLTMGLQFFITVVTRRLAGTTADRVGGHVSVMRGLAACALAGATYQVAAWFPGGPHAKLAVLWLGRIALGFGESLMLTGLLSWGVALSGRARSGKVMSWVGMAVFSSLAAGAPLGLALSNRYGFRSVGLAVTLLPLLALAVTFFVPRARTVPGATVPFRRVVRLIWRPGVALGLQGVGFAGIGAFVSLYFTAQDWSGAGISLSAFGGAFILARLLFGNLPDRFGGARVVLGFFVVEALGQAVMAGASSAFTALSGAALTGFGCSMIFPCLGVEAIRRTPLESRGSALGAFAAFQDIASGLTGPSTGFVAGLLGYRSVFVIGAVAALAGLIVALPLLSDSSVQPEPAGAQECAPAEVLPDCGS